acatttttcttcttcacataCAGTTCAAGAGAATGCTGAACCGGGAGCTGACACACCTCTCAGAGATGAGCCGATCAGGGAACCAGGTTTCTGAATACATTTCAAATACTTTCTTAGGTAAGATATTAACTGGGAAACCTGTTTCATAATTGAGATTTTTCAGTATTAATCTCTGCAACCCATCAGTGACATCCCTGTGTGAGTCTGGAATGGGGTGAAGTTACAGAAAAAGCCATTTTCAGTAAGAACTAAGGACAAcatttaaggttaaaaaaaactagcagaaagatgttacaaagagaagaaaagattgaAAATACCCATCAAAGACAGAAGGTTATTATAGgctaattgtatttctgtgaacCTCAGGTCACCCCTTATCCACCCACCCCCTTCCATCATGGCCAAGACATCTGAAAGGTAGGGTGGGGGCGGGTGTTCAGTCATCTAAATCTGAGGGGCCACCCTATTGGCTCTTTTGACATGGTATTCTTTAAATTCTGCCTATAAGTGGGCTTTGAGCAAAAGACTTCCTCTTAGGTGGTTTGTAAGAGATGTGGTTGGAGAATAACTGTGTGGTGATTTGGCCCAGAGGAATAAGCTTTGGAAATAATTTGACTGTTGCTTTGCTGAGTTATTTCATAAAgataaatgggaagaaaagaatgtTCACATCTCTGAAAGATTTGGCTTTCTGCAAGCTGCATCCTTATCTTCCCAATCTGATGTTTGATCTATTGTGCTCTGTTGTCACATTGCTGGTATTTAACTCATGACACTGACAGAAAAGATTTGCATCAAAGATCCTCAACTACTGTCAGGCATCCTGTGTGATACTAGGGATTTCTGAGCTCATGTTTAAAGCCATTCTATTGTATAGTGATATAGTGACcgtatttggattatttttttctttaataaagataTGTGGGATAGGCGAATCTGTCCTTCAAGGTAAATGGGTAGCATCTAGATTCTGATTCTGTTGACTTTCAAATACTGCTGAATTATGCTCCTTTACCGAACTCCACTATGCAGGGAAATGACCCATTCTTACAGCTGAACATCACACCTCACTTCTTTTTGGCATAGCTACACATCATTAAATCCATGAACATTTGCTTTGGGGCCTCATGGAAACACACAcctcttctggttttattttaaaaaaaaaaaaaaaaaaacagaaacaaaaaaacccagtccTGTTTCTCTAATGCCAGAGCAGTTTCTGCTGTCAGCCAATCAATCTCTGAtcagcccagtgcagagctcaaggCAGTGCTCTGCAGCGGACAGGCAGAGGCACAATTAACAAGTGCTTTTCCAACTGTTTCCAGTATGTGGGTGCCTTCGGCACCTGGTTCTCTCCAGCTGCAGTTACAGCACTTTGGTCAAGGAACAAAGGAGAAGAATTTTCATATATCCCAGCTCCAAGGAGACCTAGCATCTAACTGAACACAAAGTTCAGTTATATATACTGATCCTTTTCTTATGCATTAACCCCCTTCATTCCTTTGAAGACAGTCATCCTCCACTGTCCATTTCAAATGTGCTCTGCTCTGTGCAACACCCAATTACAGTCGTACAGGGACTGTACGTTGAGGAAAACCAATTCTCCAGGTTAATGACtatgggagagaagaagaaaatcttgatTAGTGCAAGAACTCATTTTTGTGCTCATAaacattgcattttaaaatgccaaagctggggtgcctgggtggctcagttggttaagcatccgacttcggctcaagtcatgatctcatggtttgtgagttcgagccctgtgtcggtctgtctctgtgctgacagctcagaggctgcagcctgcttcggattctgtgtctgtgtctccctctctctctgtccctcccccgctcacgctctgtctctgtctccctctctcccaaaaataaataaacattaaaaaacttcaaaaaaaaaatagaatgccaGGGCTTATCTGTCTTCCCAGAAGAGACTCTCAGGACTGGAGTAAGGCGGCATGAGCCCTTTGTCATCCGAGACTGTGCAGAGGCAGCTGTCTTACACTTGTAGTCCCTTTCACCATCAGCTTGCCAAGGAAGGCAAGAATTGTTTAGCATACTAATCTTTCTTATCATCGTAGGCTATTAAGTGAGAAAGCTGATAAGATATTAAAGATGAGCTCTCAGGATCAACATTGTGTGTCTCAAGAACAGGCAAAGGTCAACTCTCTCTTGAATATTTCATTTGCCATTTGGCACATCTGTTGAGGAAAACCAATTTTTGGCTTCTCATTAgtccaaaaaattaaattatcaagAACAAGTTGTTGGGGAAGGTGTTAGAATCTCAATTCTTATAGACTCAGCCttaggaaggtgtgtgtgtgtgtgtgtgtgtgtgcgtgcgctcAAAGTAGACCTGATCAAACAGACCAgacagattaaaattttaaatattcttgggAAAAtataggtagaaaaaaaatcagttatataAACAAAGATACATTATTTGCCTCATCTTACAATGGGAGCACTGGAATAGATGGCATCCAGATCCCTTCCAACTCTACCATTCCAGGACTGTGCTACAGACTGagtctttcagttttgttaagACATACCTGGCAGTCTGGATTCTCTGTAATAGACTGTAGGCTTGCAATTTGACAATCccgaaaagcaaacaaacaaaccagactTGCTTCCAAACTGCAAATGCAAGACATGGAACTCTGAATCCTGTCTTGTGGGTGAATGTCCCTGGAGAAGAAGCATGAATGCATCTTTCTTTGTAAACTGTCAGATCCGCAAAAGACCCTCATGGCCTTGTCGTCCAATTCCCCCATTTTACTAGAGAGAAAGCGGGCTCAGAAGGGCAAAGGAACCTAGTCAAGATTACCTGGCTATTCTGTTCCTGAGCCAGAGCTAAGGCTTTGCCCTCTTGACTCCCAGACCTAAATACCCTGTCACTGCTTTAACTAGGAAAGAAGGCTGTTAGGAACTCAGACCATCACATTTAAGGGCATTTACATAATAGGTATATTCTTTTGGAGAAAAGTCTGTAGGAATCAAGATTGTTggacctaaaaaataaaatatgtttattaacaGTTCCAAGTAATATAAGCGGGTCTTATCAGAGCACGGCAACCATCTTAGGAAAATATGAGAAGACCTTAGCGCTTTAAAATTAAAGAGCATTATTACAGTAAGAGTCCTTGAATGTTAAAATGCATCATCTGGGAAGGAGGGGATCCCTTACTCCAGTGGTCTGTGAAACTTGTGCTGTTTCCATCTAAAGGATGGTGTCTAGATGGAGGAGTTGGAAGGCAGCAAAAGTCCATTTACCAACCAGGCACTTACTGATGCTTATAGGATCATGAGCTCCAGGTTGCTTGGAGAAGTGAGAGGAAGTGAAGCAGGACCTACAGGGAGGAAGCATAGGTAAAGCAAGATATCTAGATATGATATtataatttagtaaatatttttacaaacagAGAAAAGTCATTCTTTTAAATCCCCTACTGTGTCTCAAAGAGTAGAACATGGAATTTCAACAATGCaaggaaaagaatttagaaattttGCATGATTAAATGCTGTGCTCTAATAAGAAAAACACCTCCAGTTATGCCATTAGCAGAGTTTTGACATGACCATTTTTtgcatctgttgttttttttttatttgttttatgcttATCTGCTATTTCTCCACTGTATTTTAACTGTTCTGTAAGTGTAAATTCACTGTGTTTATGGCGATTCTTTAAGTCTGTGTTTCAGGTTATTTCTACATTACACCGGCTAAGCTTTTAACAGAGGAATTCAGAATAGGAATAGGGAAGCCTGTCAGTTGTCCCAGTGCCTGTACAGGGAAATACCCATTAGTGTCAACTTGGTGCTATCTGTGAATAAtgactttcttctttattttaatggtCCAGACACAGTAGTGGTTCAGCTCAATTACTGGCTGCTGCAAGGAATCTTTAGTTAACACAGGGGAAAGCTGCTGGTCCCACTAGAGCTTTTTACATCTACAGCAGCATAGGGGAATCTAACAGTCTCTTTAATCAGACATGAGGAATGGCAAAGCACTGTCGTCGGGAAAGGCACGGGCTATTGTGGCTTTTCGTTCTACAAGAAGTAGTAATTATTAGGAGTGAAGTGACAGAGAGAAAAGTAATGTCAAGAATAATatgatataggggcgcctgggtggcgcagtcggttaagcgtccgacttcagccaggtcacggtctcgcggtccgtgagttcacgccccgcgtcgggctctgggctgatggctcagagcctgtttctgattctgtgtctccctctctctctgcccttcccccgttcatgctctgtctctctctgtgcccaaaataaataaacgttgaaaaaaaattttttttaaagaataatatgaTATATAGTGGGTTTTTTGCCAGAGATTGTGAGACCAGAAAGAAATTTGTAACAGGAACCTCAGGGCCTGGGTTCCATGTATGCTATTAAGTCACTGTGTCTGGAACTGAgtaattgcaaaataaatatctgttgaataaattgCCCTTTGAGCTTGGGCAGATTGCTGACTTCATCTGAAAAGTGAGGGTGTGGGATTATTATTGGTTCCCAAACCTGGCTCTGATCGTCAGTGTCACTTaggaagcctttttaaaaatactaattcagtaGGACTGGGTGGGGctcatatttttctaaagttcCCTGGGTGCTTCTGATGCTGAACCAGGTTGGAAACCCCTAAACCAACTGAAATGACCACTAAAATTCTTGCCTAGGCCAAAGTCATAGACAGATGAGTCTAGGAGCTTCTGGCACCTGAAGATAATAAGGGGACACTAGGGACAGAGAATACCTCTGCTCCCGGTGTTGATGTGTCCATGGCACTGCTTCTGCCTCCCTGTGCTTGCTTTGCTTTGATGAGTTGTCCACGGGGCCCTGGAAGCAGGCAGAGGACTCTGGGGAAAACATGTGACTATGCCATCATCTTGCAAGAGTTGAAAGCAAATAGTCTGGGTCCCAGCATGCCATCTGGAaccatgtcattttcaaatagagAAGTTGTCTTTGTCCTCATTTTTACTGTAACAAGCAGAGATGGATGCAGGACCTTGGGAAAGCTGCATTAACTCTTTCAGCCACAGGGTGTCATTTAGTTCAATGAAGTAGCTGTTGAAGCAATTTAATAAATTACTGCCTCAGTGCACACACGAGCATCCCTGTGGCCTGAAAGAATTTGTGCATTTTTTGGGAGTACTCAGGACAAACGCCCCTGTGAAGTGCAATGGAATATTCGGTTGCTGATACTTTTAATAGCATGAAATAGAGGAAAGAACCTCTATAGGAAGGTAGATGTTTTCGTCGCTAATCCTTCCTCTGCTATTACCTTGTTgtagcagaatttttttttaatgattaaatgaggtcagcataaatatttaacaagcatcaatattttaataaatctaaTGTCTGTTATAAACGAGAGGCAttgtttattattaattagtAGAACGAATACAAATAAAGCATGAAATAAAACTGATATAGTTTTCCTCTAAACCTCAAATGGTGGTGTAATAAGCCAATGTTTAACGTATTTATTTGAAGATTATAAACCATTTGTTTACCTCACTTATATACTGCTCATCTACACTGAAATGATGTCATATCCAGTTAAAgttgtgtgggttttttaaattaaaaaaattaatacaaatatgaTCAAATGAGCAGAACATAAAGTTTTTAGGCACCTGAGTTTGGCTGCATGAACCTTTTCTATTATACAAACATGTaagttatttacttaaaaaattgacatataaatATTGATGACCTCCCTTGAAAATATAGAAGTATAATTCTAAATTACACTACAAATAGAAGgtatgggattgagtcctgcctCCGCCACTGCTCAATTTATTTCTTAGcaataaaatggaggaaaaaattcTCCTATTTTCCCCATCCACCGGACGGATTGTCCTGGAGATCAAGTGAGATAATGTATGGCAGTCCTTTATAAGATGTAAAATCCATTACAGGACATTAGAAGTTATTTCGCATATTGCAGTGGGTTCTCATTGGCACACGTGGGCTGAAAACTGTTTCCCTTTGTTGCAGACAAGCAGAATGATGTGGAGATTCCATCACCCacccagaaggacagagagaaaaagaaaaagcaacagctCATGACGCAGATAAGCGGAGTGAAAAAACTGATGCACAGTTCAAGCTTAAACAATACAAGCATCTCACGCTTTGGAGTCAACACAGAAAATGAAGATCATCTGGCCAAGGTATGCATGAGCTGGGGGTGTATGTAGTTCTCTGCTCTCCAGCAGGCGGCTGCCCAAAACTATCTACTAGAAAATAGCAGTGATCATGTTGGCTTTGTTATTAAATTGGGTGATAAGAAGGCTGGTGTGGCCTCTTTGTCCATTACTGGGCACCTAATTCAAGACCCTTTTTCTACAACAAaggaccttttatttttttaattctgagctGGATTTGTAAATGGAAGTTCCTCATGAATGAGAATCCTACCtaagacacacagggagaatctGTAGGGAGGCCGCAGACAGGATTGAATCGTCCCAGAGGACCGATCCAGGACTATATGCCAAGGACTAGTTGAAGAATCTGCACTGATTGGTAGAGccagagaagaaatgagaaagattgATAGCACTGACTCAGAGCCCAAACCCCACTGTGgaggaaggcacagaaagaaTTCACCCGTCCCCCAGTGGGGCGCCTAAGGTGACCCCAAGCTCATCTTGGCCTTGTGACACTAGGTGATGACCTTGCTGTGAGCAAACAGACATTCAGTGAGACTTTCTGAGAGATACCATTACAGCAAGGTTGATCTCACATTGGGGCAAGCCCCTAGGGAGAGCCTGGATCCCTTATTCCGGGCAAGAATTCAGAATGGAATAAATTACTCCTTTAATCATAATCTTGGAATAATCCCACAACACAGGACTGAATAATGTTTCTCCCAGGTCTATGTGTAGCCCAAGAGCTCTAAAATGGAATAATCCATGGTTGGCGTTTTTCATGACCTTTTACATTAAAGCCGGGTTAACTTCTGCACATTCTAGCCGCTGACTCTCCTGTACCTGGCCCTTTGTGATAATAACCAAAGGGCAAAGCAGTTCCCCTGAGATCGTTTTTTAGCTGTTACACAATGGGCCAATGATCAGtgaagaggagagacagggaaatgGAGCCAGAGGGACTTCTAGCCACTTGCAGCTACCTCTGAATACAGCTTGGTTGAGGACTGATGTGGCAAAAACAGGTCAACAACTAAATCTGTAAATTAGACACACACTGtcctttttctgaaaaaatatacagaaacatgTAACTAAAATGTAGAGGGCACCCAACCTCCTAGGCCATTCCATCTTCAAATCTTCATGCAACTAGAATACTCTAAATAGACACTCTAAAGACTTAGCCAACCATtgttcaaaaactaaataaaaataatgacatatgCTGATAAAACGGTACTTATTCCTAAATTCCTCTAATTTTGATTATAGGAGCTGGAAGATCTGAACAAATGGGGCCTTAACATCTTCAATGTGGCTGGATATTCACACAATAGGCCCCTCACATGCATCATGTATGCCATATTCCAGGTGAGTAAAAAGGAGAGAGTATTGCTTATTCAATTAGATGgctcttaataattttttttccatcccaGTTTACTttgacttttcttcatttttggacatccacttatttattttctaatccaTTTTACTACATAGGAAAGAGACCTCCTAAAGACATTCAAAATCTCATCTGATACATTTGTAACCTACATGATGACTTTAGAAGACCATTACCATTCTGATGTGGCGTATCATAACAGCCTACATGCTGCTGATGTAGCCCAGTCAACCCATGTTCTTCTTTCTACGCCAGCATTAGATGTGAGTAGTTGTGATCTGTTTTGCATAACTGTCCATCCTCTTTAAAATACAAGCTATCCAACATGtaatatatttacagaaataattgCACCTGCTTGAACTGGTTCTTTATTATGTATAACATCTATTAATTGGGTTACTAATAACAACGAAAGGCATTTCTACTCTGCTTCCCAATATCAGCATAACCCTCTCTTTACATCTCTCAcaactgaaaaattatttaattgttaAGCAATTAACAgggtgctttattttttattgtatctcCAGTATCTGATAAGTGTCCAGTTCATCATCTAGTATGTAGTATATCCCCAATATGCATGTACTGATCTGAATTGCCCACACCAGCCCAAGCACTGTGAGAGATAACACagaaacataatataaaatgtcCTACCTTGTTCCTGTTAGGTATAAGCATCCACAGACTTATCCTCCTAAGAATTCATAAAGGCAATTCTATGagctttttgaagaaaaagtaacTGAATATCTAGAAGTAAGGATTTAATAATGCTGAACCAGTGTTCCCTTTTGCTAGACATCTTGCTAGACAGTGGCTGTGGCTCCTTTCTTCGTAGATTAATGCATTTTCATACCCCAACATTAGCAGCAATGTGCCTAGCAGGCCATGATCTTCCTTGACAAACAGCAATGGTAGTCAGATACCTCTAAACTGTGCAGGCTCAATGCAGGAGGGGACTTGCCAACCCCTGTCCAGCCCTACCTACCTTGACAGATTCGGTTTGGAAGGTCAAGAAAGATTAAACTGACTACAAGTCTATTGCTTGGGTTCCATATTTCCTgagaaaagaaatccaagaaaaCTTGGGGAAGTGACATAGAGCTAAGATTGTTTTATCCCCTAAAGGAGAGAAccagtattatttttatgttctatatAAATTATAAGATTATAGAGTGGGCCAACACGGTTTATCAACTACCCACTGTTATTGATAGGATACCTATTGTGTAGCCAGAAATTGACCACAGGGACCACACATGTTTAGAGAAGGAAGAGCTCAGTGGGTCTTTGAGCAATTAGTCTTCATGGAAGAGGTGGAAGCTGAGCTGGCATTTGCAGGATCAGAAGATTTAAGTAATCACAGAGGATGAGGAAAGATATTTCAGCCAGAGCAAGACCATTTAGTCAGAAGGAATATATACCTGCACAAATAGTAGGTTTAAATTATTGTGTACAAGTCAGGGCGGAGGAGGCTTCAAAACATGGCATGAAGGAGTAGAGCAGTGGGGCATtcagttttacttcttaaaatgttCTCAGATCTTGCCCGTAGTAAACAATTACTGGATAAGAATCGAAGGAACGGATGGAAGAATGAGTGAACATATGAAAGCATCTGATCTCACTACAAATTTAGCTTTGGGAAATAACTTATTGCCAATCTTATGAGTTTAGAATTTAGCCTTTCTTCTGTAAGTTACTGAGCCTGAAAACATGAAGGTTGTTAtatgtcagagcagagccagtcTGACTTGCTTCTTTGACTTCTGTGTGCTTGTGTTACATAAGCACCATTCTGCCCTACCACTTATCCAAGAAACAAACATCAGACCCCATCTGAAGCATGGTGCTAAGGCCTTCCTACAGGCTTGATGTGGGTATGGGCTTCAGCCATTTTTCCTTTCACATGATGATGGATAGAatctacatttatttaatgtattgagACCTTACATAAATCAGCAGAGAGTCCTTCTCCCAGCAAGAGTGAAATGCATACTTTAATATGAAGCTGAATAAGCAGGATACAGGCCAATGGGATACGGAGTTAAATGTGCTCGTTTCGCTCTGCAGGCTGTCTTCACAGATTTGGAAATTCTGGCCGCCATTTTTGCAGCTGCTATCCATGATGTTGATCACCCTGGAGTCTCCAACCAGTTTCTCATCAACACAAGTGAGTTCACTACTAGAATAGTCACTTGAGATGATTGTATGATTCATTGcttcatttttccccctaatgTTTTCATTATGGATGACAATAAGGGTAATAATGAGGTAATCCTCCATTCCACTCAAGCCAGTCAGACCTTTCCTGGGTACTGTGTCCAGTCCGGCAACACAATTTTTGAGCTGTGTGGAGAACTTGGAAAGGGTCAGAGGGGAGCCATAAAAAGTACtcaacatttggaaaatacaatacGTGAGGAAAGAGTAACAGATGTGGAATTATTCAGTAAGGACAAGGAAAGGCTTGGGGATAATGTGATAATGATTTTCAGTGTTATGCAGGGCTCTCACATAGAATATGGTGACCCACTAGCGTCCCTCTCTACTGAGGAAGCAGGCCCAAATATTGTGTCTGAGCATGGGAACctctaaacagaaataaaactaaaaggaagcACTGGAATGCTTGGTTTGTAGTAGTGAAGATGACCCCAGTGACATTTAAGGCTGGTCCAGCCTTAGGACCTCAAGCTGTACTCAGTGCTTTTGTCATGCTGCAAATACTTAGTATCCATGGCAGTGAAAATCCATGaaatttggggcacttgggtggattggtcggttaagtgtccaactcttgatttcagctcaggtcatgatctcatggttcatgagatcgagccccacgtagggctctgtgctgacagtgcagtgcatgcttgggattctctctccctctgtctctgcccctcccctgctcatgcttgaaccctctctcaaaataaataaatcttaaaaaataaaataaaatccatgaatTTTCTCAGCTAGCGCACTGTTTCTAAATGCTAAAAATGCAAGTACTTTTTCTTCTGAGAATATTGGTTATCTAGTTGTGGTCATAATTAACATCAAGTGTTGATGGTTTTATAGGAATGTTTGAGCTACTTACCATGTAAGAGTTTCTGTCCTACTTTATCAGAATATCTGGATAATCTAGGTGTAGGGTAGATTCCTTATTTAACCTTGTTCTTCTACTGAAAGAATATAAACTTTGGGCAACTACTTGGCTGCTGGATTGTATCAGCTGGCATAATGTGGTGTCACAAATCAAACCATATACGGGCCAGTTAGCTTCACACAGAAAAGTGGTCTTTCTGTTACAGCCACCTACAACACTAGAGCCCACAAAGCCAGTTTGCAGATCTGGGATTGATCACAGGGTGAACAGGGCAGAAATGCTAAAATGACCTCATATATCCTACCGTCCATTCTGAGACTGTAAGGCAAAGCACACAGTTAAAGCAATGGTATATGAGTGACCACATCTGCAATTAGGAACCTATTGCCATCACTTGGCTATTATTCTTTATTAAGAGAAAATGTTCCTTTCAGAATTTGTTGACCATATTCTCCAGTGCAGACCAGGTCTCTGCCTAATGAAAGATGTCTATGACTCTTCTGCATGAAAGGCAGGCTGGAAGCTGTAGTTTAGGTATGCAGATCTTGCCATTTCTGAGATATAGGGCCAGAGGACAGAAAATCTGACATCaaaattgttcttaaaaattattaatgttttgttACCATGTTTGTAGAAAGTTCCAAAAAAGCTAAATTATTTGGATAAAACAAAATTCCACACTCACACTATTAACATCTTTGAAAATCAAAAACTCACAATTGACAGAACTGGGGAACCTATAAGAAAGTGAGATAGTTTGAAAATCCTAATGCATTTGATAAAGTTTAGTAGcattttcagtttattctttTCCAAAGCAAAAAAGTGTGTGAAGACATAAAGGAAACTACAAACTGAGATAAAACATGCCCTTACCTAATGTTGAATTCTTCATCTGGagtgaagaaggagaaaaagaattttaaaataccatgaaTTTTAGTCAAAGAGAAAGCTTACGCACCAGTATCTATGACAAGCATGATTTGCTTGGGAACGGGCTACTACCTTTTGGAGGAGGAAACTGTGTCTCTGATGAGAAATGACATGTGAATCTTGGTTCCTAACATTTGGAGAAAACTAAATCTGATTTCACACTGAAGTAATGCCAACATTGGAATTATACCCCTTTGTTCTTAAGTCAtcctttttccttgtttattaGATTCAGAACTTGCTTTGATGTATAATGATGAATCTGTGTTGGAAAACCATCACCTTGCCGTGGGTTTCAAACTGCTGCAAGAAGAACACTGTGATATCTTCCAGAATCTCACCAAGAAGCAACGCCAGACACTCAGGAAAATGGTTATCGACATGGTAAGACTTCCTTTCTACATCCCTCACTTACTTTTCCCTGCCAAGGACAAGAAACTCCATTCTCTTCAATGAACTGAATTTATTgagagtttcattttatttctacccT
The window above is part of the Prionailurus bengalensis isolate Pbe53 chromosome C1, Fcat_Pben_1.1_paternal_pri, whole genome shotgun sequence genome. Proteins encoded here:
- the PDE4B gene encoding cAMP-specific 3',5'-cyclic phosphodiesterase 4B isoform X3, with translation MPEANYLLSVSWGYIKFKRMLNRELTHLSEMSRSGNQVSEYISNTFLDKQNDVEIPSPTQKDREKKKKQQLMTQISGVKKLMHSSSLNNTSISRFGVNTENEDHLAKELEDLNKWGLNIFNVAGYSHNRPLTCIMYAIFQERDLLKTFKISSDTFVTYMMTLEDHYHSDVAYHNSLHAADVAQSTHVLLSTPALDAVFTDLEILAAIFAAAIHDVDHPGVSNQFLINTNSELALMYNDESVLENHHLAVGFKLLQEEHCDIFQNLTKKQRQTLRKMVIDMVLATDMSKHMSLLADLKTMVETKKVTSSGVLLLDNYTDRIQVLRNMVHCADLSNPTKSLELYRQWTDRIMEEFFQQGDKERERGMEISPMCDKHTASVEKSQVGFIDYIVHPLWETWADLVQPDAQDILDTLEDNRNWYQSMIPQSPSPPLDEQNRDCQGLMEKFQFELTLEEEDSEGPEKEGEGHDYFSSTKTLCVIDPEHRDSLGGTDVDIVTEDKSPIDT